From a region of the Solanum stenotomum isolate F172 chromosome 2, ASM1918654v1, whole genome shotgun sequence genome:
- the LOC125857208 gene encoding probable ribose-5-phosphate isomerase 2: protein MAIAYPHFFGSEKAKNLKPSLMVTPTPSPVILSQDELKKIAAYKAVEFVESGMVLGLGTGSTAKHAIDRIAELLRIGKLKNIVGIPTSSITHEQAVSLGIPLSDLNAHPILDLAIDGADEVDPQMNLVKGRGGSLLREKMVEGASKKFIVIVDESKLVSHLGGTGLAMPVEIVPFCWEFTLRRLEMLFIEAGCVGKLRVVRESSEPYVTDNGNYIIDLYFKSDMSDLKEASDAILRLAGVVEHGMFLDMATTVIVAGKLGVFVTNK, encoded by the coding sequence ATGGCAATTGCATACCCACATTTCTTTGGGTCTGAAAAAGCCAAGAATTTGAAGCCATCTTTGATGGTTACCCCTACCCCATCACCTGTCATTTTATCCCAAGATGAGTTAAAGAAAATTGCTGCATATAAGGCTGTTGAGTTTGTTGAGTCTGGCATGGTTTTGGGTCTTGGAACAGGGTCAACAGCTAAACATGCTATAGACCGTATAGCAGAATTGTTAAGGATTGGGAAATTGAAGAACATTGTAGGAATACCCACATCAAGTATTACCCATGAACAAGCTGTTTCATTAGGGATACCTTTATCAGATTTGAATGCACACCCAATTCTTGATTTGGCAATTGATGGTGCTGATGAAGTTGACCCACAAATGAATTTGGTTAAAGGAAGAGGGGGGTCATTGTTAAGGGAGAAAATGGTGGAAGGTGCTTCTAAGaaatttattgttattgttgatgaGTCAAAATTGGTGAGTCATTTGGGTGGAACTGGCCTTGCTATGCCAGTTGAGATTGTACCCTTTTGTTGGGAATTTACATTGAGAAGGCTTGAGATGTTGTTTATTGAAGCTGGTTGTGTTGGGAAGCTGAGAGTAGTTAGGGAAAGTAGTGAACCATATGTTACTGATAATGGGAATTATATTATTGACTTGTATTTCAAAAGTGATATGAGTGATTTAAAAGAAGCTAGTGATGCAATTTTGAGGCTTGCAGGTGTGGTTGAACATGGGATGTTTCTCGATATGGCGACTACTGTGATCGTTGCAGGAAAGCTTGGCGTCTTCGTGACTAATAAGTAG